A single window of Periophthalmus magnuspinnatus isolate fPerMag1 chromosome 9, fPerMag1.2.pri, whole genome shotgun sequence DNA harbors:
- the LOC117375652 gene encoding C2 calcium-dependent domain-containing protein 4D, with product MWVLEKLRDTVSLDWNFFMDKTEEKGPSHCLHHNIITPEQIPEFSLPPRLCKSPSVPLTQQDPLQLLPKPHHPNKPHPERATRPESLGLYERPNTKRKESLFHAKRPVYLFDRSPATRPPGPAPGPAPQPRFGLRAAGTRSGAVAPQSGSVSSLCESSSSCDTSPLASPSMLRGADSCPALTQILRTPPGPSRSGPSPPSPSGLSPPSPSGLSPSSLSPLFPLDVLRCWDRLPTEHELPLEGRGTVRLSIEHYHTHTTPPSSRCTVRLRVASVERVSALSCALHVCLMPGRRQRQRSAIIRQSRVTYRFNEDFFFTELEEEELRGLQLRVKVLDKTAGGARLRRGALVGVVSKPMTELLDIDKK from the exons ATGTGGGTTCTGGAGAAGTTGAGGGACACCGTGTCTTTGGACTGGAACTTTTTCATGGACAAAACTGAGGAAAAGGGACCTTCTCATTGCCTCCATCACAACATTATCACTCCGGAGCAGATACCAGAGTTCTCCCTACCCCCCAGACTGTGCAAGAGCCCCTCCGTACCCCTCACACAACAGGACCCGCTCCAACTGCTCCCCAAACCCCACCACCCCAACAAACCACACCCCGAGAGAGCCACACGACCGGAGAGTTTGGGTCTATACGAGCGCCCCAACACTAAACGTAAAGAGTCGCTGTTCCACGCCAAACGCCCGGTGTACCTGTTCGACCGCAGCCCCGCGACCCGCCCTCCAGGTCCCgctccaggccccgcccctcagCCCAGGTTCGGGCTCCGAGCGGCGGGCACGAGGAGCGGCGCCGTGGCCCCTCAGTCTGGATCTGTCTCGTCGTTGTGTGAAAGTTCCTCCTCCTGTGACACCTCCCCCCTCGCATCTCCCAGCATGCTTAGGGGCGCAGACTCATGCCCCGCCTTAACACAG ATACTGAGGACTCCCCCAGGCCCGTCCCGCTCAGGCCCGTCCCCCCCATCCCCCTCAGGCCTGTCCCCCCCGTCCCCCTCCGGCCTGTCCCCCTCGTCCCTCTCGCCGCTCTTCCCTCTGGACGTGCTGCGCTGCTGGGACAGACTTCCCACAGAACACGAGCTTCCACTGGAGGGACGTGGGACCGTTCGCCTGTCCATCGAGCACTACCACACCCACACCACCCCCCCGTCGTCCAGATGCACCGTCCGACTCCGGGTCGCGTCCGTGGAGCGGGTGTCGGCCCTGAGCTGCGCCCTCCACGTGTGCCTGATGCCCGGGAggaggcagaggcagaggagcgcCATCATCAGGCAGAGCAGGGTCACATACAGGTTTAATGAGGACTTCTTCTtcacagagctggaggaggaggagctgagggggCTGCAGCTCAGGGTCAAAGTGCTGGATAAGACTGCAGGGGGCGCTAGACTGAGGAGAGGGGCCCTGGTCGGAGTGGTGTCCAAACCAATGACAGAGCTGCTGGACATTGACAAGAAATAG